From the genome of Astatotilapia calliptera chromosome 3, fAstCal1.2, whole genome shotgun sequence:
tgacagTACGACAGACAGACTCAAAGTGTAAAAGTGTGAGGTTCAGTGAGTAATGTCTGACTACTTTTCCTCACAGCTCgcctgactgtgagtcccagcagctctcagctgTTTGAAGGAgagtttgtgtctctgagctgtgaggaggacgacagctctgctggatggactctgaggagaaacacaagcaaacgaCAGAGGACTCAGTGTGGAGATGGGTGGGGAAAACCAGCTGGTTCGACTAATTCTTCGTGTAACATCAGCTACATCTTCACATtggacagtggagtttactggtgtgagtccagagagggtcccatcagtaacatggttaacctgacagtcactggtaagctgagtgtgtggagttagtgttgatgaagctgtgtgtaaatggatgaaatgctgtagtttgtctctgtgttgaggtggatcagtgatcctgcagagtcctgtcctccctgtgatggagggagatgacgtcactctgctctgtaaaacaaacaccaccggctccaacctcccagctgctttctataaagatggtgTCTTTATTGGGAACCAGTCTACAGGTcgcatgaccatccagcatgtttcc
Proteins encoded in this window:
- the LOC113019761 gene encoding high affinity immunoglobulin epsilon receptor subunit alpha-like, whose amino-acid sequence is MEETTLLCLLFLTAVLICTTHQARLTVSPSSSQLFEGEFVSLSCEEDDSSAGWTLRRNTSKRQRTQCGDGWGKPAGSTNSSCNISYIFTLDSGVYWCESREGPISNMVNLTVTGGSVILQSPVLPVMEGDDVTLLCKTNTTGSNLPAAFYKDGVFIGNQSTGRMTIQHVSRSDEGLYKCDISGHGESPSSWITVKRKPKTANPPTSGAPHPNSSHLHSDFALMRYLLVFCPYFISTLIMVSLYRQRATGAHLN